The proteins below come from a single Aegilops tauschii subsp. strangulata cultivar AL8/78 chromosome 6, Aet v6.0, whole genome shotgun sequence genomic window:
- the LOC120966625 gene encoding uncharacterized protein, producing the protein MVSQFMMELQAGRKETALNLAKFIDKGVQVKLTGGRQVIGTLKGYDLLLNLVLDEAVESDREGELEELEKGMEPAWERLVHPLERIVDRLNAVDHIKAVKDSPDLCAAVEDVQVVSSSVTPSVIWTNEAVDWLAHHQMMMLSLYFFLLHELILMNAPCYAKADKDTS; encoded by the exons ATGGTCTCCCAGTTCATGATGGAGCTACAG GCGGGGCGCAAGGAGACTGCGCTCAACCTGGCCAAGTTCATCGACAAGGGCGTCCAGGTCAAGCTCACCGGCGGCCGCCAAG TTATAGGAACTTTAAAGGGATATGACCTACTGCTGAACTTAGTGCTGGATGAAGCAGTCGAGTCTGACAGA GAGGGCGAGCTGGAGGAGCTTGAGAAGGGCATGGAGCCTGCATGGGAGCGCTTGGTCCACCCACTCGAGCGCATCGTCGACAGGCTGAACGCCGTTGACCACATCAAGGCTGTCAAGGACTCGCCCGACCTCTGTGCCGCCGTCGAGGATGTCCAGGTAGTCTCTTCTTCTGTCACGCCGTCTGTGATCTGGACGAACGAAGCCGTTGATTGGTTAGCGCATCATCAGATGATGATGCTGTCTCTGTATTTCTTCTTGCTCCATGAATTAATCCTGATGAATGCTCCTTGTTATGCAAAAGCTGACAAGGACACTAGCTAG